A region of Geobacillus sp. 46C-IIa DNA encodes the following proteins:
- the rplP gene encoding 50S ribosomal protein L16, protein MLMPKRVKYRREHRGRMKGRAKGGTEVHFGEFGLQALESAWITNRQIEAARRAMTRYMRRGGKVWIRIFPSKPYTAKPLEVRMGSGKGAPEGWVAVVKPGKVMFEVGGVSEEVAREALRLASHKLPIKCKFVKREETGGEA, encoded by the coding sequence AATATCGCCGTGAACATCGCGGACGGATGAAAGGCCGCGCGAAAGGCGGTACGGAAGTTCATTTCGGTGAATTCGGCTTGCAAGCATTAGAATCAGCTTGGATTACAAACCGACAAATCGAAGCAGCCCGCCGGGCGATGACCCGTTACATGAGACGGGGCGGGAAAGTATGGATTCGCATTTTCCCATCCAAACCGTATACAGCTAAGCCGCTTGAAGTGCGGATGGGTTCCGGTAAAGGGGCGCCGGAAGGATGGGTTGCTGTTGTCAAACCGGGCAAAGTCATGTTTGAAGTGGGCGGTGTTTCCGAGGAAGTGGCACGTGAAGCATTGCGTTTGGCTTCTCACAAGCTTCCGATCAAATGCAAATTCGTAAAACGTGAAGAAACTGGTGGTGAAGCGTAA